A stretch of the uncultured Bacteroides sp. genome encodes the following:
- a CDS encoding 1-acyl-sn-glycerol-3-phosphate acyltransferase translates to MADDSLFLLDIDSVLRTKAPGKFKYIPKFFISYLKKIAHQEELNVFLKDSKDKVGVDFLEASMDFLDAKIEVRGTENFPEEGFCTFVSNHPLGGLDGVAVGYVLGKHYNGKIKYLVNDLLMNLRNLAPLCIPVNKTGSQAKNFPAMVEAGFRSDNHLLMFPAGICSRRHNGVIKDLNWKKTFIVKSVQSQRDVVPMYFEGHNSGFFYNLANIRKLLGIKINIEMLYLVNEMFKNRHKTFTLTIGKPIPWQTFDRTKSPAEWADYVKEIVYKLNTQKVQNTK, encoded by the coding sequence ATGGCAGACGATTCTTTATTTCTATTAGACATAGACAGCGTGCTTCGAACAAAAGCTCCGGGGAAATTCAAATATATTCCGAAGTTTTTTATTTCTTATCTGAAGAAAATTGCTCATCAGGAAGAACTGAATGTATTTCTGAAAGATTCCAAAGATAAGGTGGGAGTTGATTTTCTAGAGGCCTCGATGGATTTTCTGGATGCCAAAATAGAAGTAAGAGGAACCGAAAATTTTCCTGAAGAAGGATTTTGCACTTTCGTCTCCAATCATCCGCTGGGTGGGCTTGACGGAGTGGCAGTAGGTTATGTTCTTGGAAAGCATTACAACGGAAAGATTAAGTATCTGGTAAATGATCTCCTGATGAATCTTCGTAATCTTGCTCCGCTTTGCATTCCGGTAAATAAAACAGGATCGCAGGCAAAGAACTTTCCGGCTATGGTTGAAGCGGGATTTAGATCAGATAATCACCTGTTAATGTTTCCTGCCGGAATATGTTCTCGCCGTCATAACGGTGTGATCAAAGATCTTAACTGGAAAAAAACATTCATTGTTAAGAGTGTTCAGTCACAACGGGATGTTGTTCCGATGTATTTTGAAGGACATAATTCCGGTTTTTTCTATAATCTGGCTAACATCAGAAAGCTTTTAGGAATTAAGATAAATATTGAAATGCTCTATCTGGTAAATGAGATGTTTAAAAATAGGCATAAAACATTTACGCTGACAATAGGAAAACCAATTCCCTGGCAAACTTTTGATAGAACAAAGTCGCCGGCAGAGTGGGCTGATTATGTGAAAGAAATTGTTTATAAGCTGAACACGCAAAAAGTACAAAACACAAAATAA